The DNA segment GGTGACCCAGCCATGATGTCTCTTCGCCGCCGCCGTGATGCCGGCTCCGCCTCGGTGGAGCTGGCCATCCTCGCGCCCGTCATCCTCGGCCTGGTCGCCCTGACCGTCTACGCCGGCCGGGTGACCCTCGCCCGGCAGGCAGTGGACGCGGCAGCGTTCGACGCCGCCCGGACCGCGTCGATCGCCCGCACCGAGGGCGCCGCCCGATCCACCGGGCGGTCGGCCGGGCTGTCCACCCTCGGGTCGCTCGGCCTGAGCTGCCGGTCCCGGGACGTGTCCATCAACGCGTCGGAATTCGACAAGGATCCCGGCGAGGCCGGCACGGTCAGCGCCCGGGTGTCCTGCACCGTCGACGGCAGCGATCTCGGTCTGCCCGGTATCCCGCTCCGCACCAGGCTGACCGGGACGTTCACCTCGCCGCTCGACACCTACCGGGGGCGTGGATGACGCGCCGCGACGACGGCCGGATCGCGATCTTCTTCGCCATCCTGGCCCCCGCCTACCTCGCCATGATCGGGCTGGTCGTCGACGGCGGCGGGAAGATCCGTGCCCTGCAGCGCGCCGACAACATCGCCGCCGAGGCGGCCCGCGCCGCCGGGCAGGCGATCAACGCCGGTCAGGCCATCGAGGGCGGCGAGAAGGTCGTCGACCTGCGGGCGGCCAGGGGAGCGGCGGCCGCC comes from the Actinoplanes sp. OR16 genome and includes:
- a CDS encoding TadE family protein codes for the protein MMSLRRRRDAGSASVELAILAPVILGLVALTVYAGRVTLARQAVDAAAFDAARTASIARTEGAARSTGRSAGLSTLGSLGLSCRSRDVSINASEFDKDPGEAGTVSARVSCTVDGSDLGLPGIPLRTRLTGTFTSPLDTYRGRG
- a CDS encoding pilus assembly protein TadG-related protein, with amino-acid sequence MTRRDDGRIAIFFAILAPAYLAMIGLVVDGGGKIRALQRADNIAAEAARAAGQAINAGQAIEGGEKVVDLRAARGAAAAYLGRLDGVTGSVTSTGDPRSLIVNVQVAWNPVFLGAFGVSGATVTGQATANLVVVR